The sequence TTACAGCCCTCTAGTGACACATGTCAGAAAGGTAGACTAACAGGGGCTTCAATCCCATAATACTAAGCCTAAATGACAAATGTTTGTAAAATGTACATGCCtcacaatgacatcatcatcccATGGACGTTCAACGAGCTCTATAAATTCGTACAGTGCTTCAATTGTATGACAATACACTGTATACCTTAAGTTTAACAGGTGCTAGTACAAGCAGAGAAACTAATACACAAGCTCCATGAATATTATGTGAAGTTGTGCGCATCATCAACTAAGGTATCACTTACTTTGGTGTCGACATTTGGAAACTTTTTGACAATCTGCTTAGTGGCTGACTCCAGCTGCTTCTCTCCTAAGCAAGACGGACGAGTGCTACTGTCCGaacatgactgtgtgtgtgtgggggggggggttagtaaATAAGTGTGCATGATTCTTTACGCATAACAGGCCTGAGGGTTGTGTgcaatagtataattatgacatcatacgTATTTACATTACACAATATGTGTGTATTGATCATGGAACTCCCATAGGTAATGAAGAGTATGTTGCCAAGCAGACCCTCCAAATAAGGAGATGCTGTACAAGAGTCAGAACAACAGTGCTGTTGCTCTAAGCTAATTCTTGCATATGCCACTGGAACTCGTTTCAGTATAAACGTCAACAACGTAGTGTCAGTACTAGACAATACTCTAGAGCCATCACCGATACTTTCAGACATGTCTACAGCTTAATACAATATGCATATGATGGTATACTGATTGATACTGTGCCCCGCCCCCACCAGCAGCAACACACGTGTAGTGTTGGTAATGACACTAGCAGTTGTAAAAATAGTGAGCTCAGCTCTCGAGAAAATTTGGGAAACGCATAGTCTTAAATAATGTAAGGCAGTATTACGTATACTGAatgggggtgtgtgcatgtgatgcgAAGACAACAGACAATACTAGTACAAGAATAAGCAAAGAACAAAGAATAAAGTAAATAGAGATAAATTTGTAATGTtatattgtccactacatcagaatttaCGGCCTCCGAGGACGACGGcaggccaaggatggttttACAATAATGCGTACTATACCAAGATGTCACCATAAAATGTATGTATGACCACACCCATAAACAAAATTGGGTTTACTCCTATAAATCTTGTAGCTAAATGTCTAGTCTATGGGCTCAGCACTAGGGGTCACTGACTATGAACCAAGTCATCAATTACATTACAGTGTTTAGTTACAGTGTTTAGACACACTCACCTTCTTAATGTTGTAGACCCTGGTTAGGATCCCCTGTCCTCGCTCCAGAAGGATGGTTAGCTTCTCAGCGAACTTCCTATCCCCCACAGAGGTGGCAGACTGTGCTCGATGCATTTTCTAGCTTGCTATCTACGCGCACGCACAGACTAGACCCCCGTCTGCTGATCGATTTTTTATAAACATTTACAGTGAGATTGAGAATCACGAGGGCTTTGActagtgggcgtggcccgaaCCTTCAATGAGGTTAGGCTCCACCCAACTACCAGAAgccatagataaaagagttACAGCTCATCCATGATACTACTATCCATCCTGCACCAGCGCAGCACCATTGCACCAGGTCACCCATAATTACTGTATCTATGTACccccatagatactataaattactaGTATATCTATGTACCACCAGTGCAGTACTAGACTAGTAACTAGTCAATCTAGTAGAGCTCTAGAGTCCAGAGCTCTAGAGTCTATACCTGGTATTCCTTTTTCAGTCTACTACCAGACTGAATAACCTAGTCCTTGCTTAGTAAAtgtagcataattttgagcataattagAAAACCAAATACCTAGGCATGTTTTTGGGTGAGAATAAGAGCACCTTTACTGattagaatataattataataggcagGCTTTGGAAACACAGGTCATGCAGTATCGGAGTCATGCAGTACGTATAAACATCTGTAGGCACTAGGTGTTCCGGGTATTTTCTCATATTGAAATAGTGGATAccgtaataattatcaccCATGCAGTTGACATACTATAGCAATATCCATTAACCTTAATAGAGTATTACGTGTGACCATAatgttgatattggattctgtgtaGATTGGATCGACACATGCACTTGTGGTTGTACTAGGAACAGATTGTATGGAGAAAAAGCACTAGATGAGCTTCTTacgccataataattatgctgtgctCAATGGAACATCTAGCAGTGTATGGGTTTGTGGCAAACTATTTCATGGCCTCTGATTCAATCAAAGTGCTTGATGaatccatataattataccgagtAATCCATTCCTGAAATGTTGTGTGACATTccttcaggacttgtgtacatgcagtcacttAGCCACAAGTCTAGACTGATATATGGAAATAGGTATAAAAGAAGAACAAGCTCCAGAaagcactgtatatatatagatctatgtaaTTATGCATCAGTGGTGCATGAAATAGTTGCTGGACCAAATGGTTTTTGGATCTACCCCTGGCAACAAGTATAAGCTTATCAGTGACTGTGTAGCTATTGAAACTAAATCCCTCCGAACTTTTGCAACTGCGAAGTATGATTAAGCTGTGCATTATTGCAACTATTTGTGTTGCTTTTGCCTTTGGAAGACACATACCCGGGGCCAAGTCAGGCGAGTCACCCAATGCTCAGACAAGCTCTAAACATGCAACTCACAAACTCCAACCCGTGCAGACAAACCGTTGAGAAGGAAACTTGATGACATGTTGGTGCGAGACATTAATGCGGCTGCAAATATGCAAGACATGGGAAATACAAGTGAGTCTTTGTGGATTGTTTGCTACCGTTAGGAAAGCATGTTTGCATGTTTGCATATTTAATTCCTCACGTTAAATTTGTTGCACCTGTCcagtcagtgcatgcatgcacatgcggATGCATGCATTCTATATGcattcattataattaccCCGTGCGTGCGTAGCgcgcagcaggggtagagtgattggtgtgtgtgtgtgtgtgtgtacacatgtgtggacacaaaaatgagctgtttgagcaaactatatagacactttcatggctTGTTGTAGTTGATAGGCGATTTTCAAAGGCAAcaaaaaaacactgttttgtAATCATTAATTGCTTTATAGATCACAATCATTTCCCATTCACAAGCATCCCCATATAATGATAATAGTCATTAcggtaaaattaatgtatccGTTTTTCTACTGTGCGCGTCCAATGAAACTCAacgcacggggtgaatgctctatgagcatcttgtttaTTATGCACTTTCTATGAATCCCCTGTGCAGTGTCACAGAACACTGTAGATATGGCATCAACTCAGCAGCAACATGGTGATGCAGAAATTGATCCTCAGAAAATCTTTAAAATGTTGCAGCAATTTGATGTGTTGTTGCAAAACTCAGAAACTGCTGATCGTCCAGAGAATGACCATTCACCTGGACAAACTGAAAAGCAAAGTACTGGCTCTCAAGACCACAACTATCCCAGTCCGCTTCCTAATCAAAACTCCGATAATGAACCTCTAGATCCAGAAGTACCTCGAATTGAACAATCCAAAGGTATTAGGGAAAGGGTCAACCATAGGCTCGAGGGTGGCCCCTTAATTgagcataccgtatagcaggtaatttttgtcGGGTGAAAAGCTTGAAAATGGTGATTTtcggattataattattacgatttcatcacatgcatgcactagctgtatTCCATGCAttctacagtggaacccctctataacggacacctttggggaacaatgttttggcctttatacagaggtggcctttgttgagaggttattttgtacacaaactgttcatttgaaacctgggtgcctggcagttatatagcaactggcctttattcggaggtggttgttaacagaggttccactgtagtaaACCACGTCTAAAGGTTTTTGTGGGGAAATGTTTGTCGAGGTCAGCGTGCCCATGAAACTGCAACGAATTTTTACCCAACGAAAATTATCTGctaccatatatatatagtgttgcGGCCAAAAATATTGCTATTATTGATTAAACGCCGTTATTTAAATGAGATTGTACAGGCCTCGAATAACGGCCAATAATTAATTGTGCGATACAATGACTGCTCGCATAAATGCAGTACagaagcgactaagtgcttgcaaaccgcagtGCTGTACTGCGTATAACACATGTAACGATTTAACCACTTAGTGGACTCTGCATAAAATTATGTGGGGAAATGCGGTCATAGCCACTTACAAAACGCGATCCCCATAGTCAGCcactccttctcttatttatgggctcctggttaGTACCACCCATAGATTTCCATTACGTAATGGTATAGCGCCTAAGTTTTGAGGTAAACATTGTATAATAACCCAGTACCGGTTAGATTGACCTCGAATTACCTCGAAATGTTTGGTTGCGGAATTTTTTAATTTTGGTAGTAAagcattattattttattctcTAATTCTTGAACTGTTGTGGTTAATCCTCTAatcaggggcgtagggagggggagggctttgggggctggagccccccctttctctgcaaaaactacactaagagccccaccttctctgatgagtcttcagcctgggaattactggtatagattagtggcagataaacagcatgtccaagagctagctatactatactagtaactttgattctttagtgcaactaagctagctagctacggctagctagctagctttagcagtattattaattgaagcaaggtgtggctatttcttgcacatgcgcaatgagtcattaattagggggtgtggcttccggtcaccGGAATTTTCGGCGCTCCGCGCCAAGTAGTTTCTGGCGcgcccccccttcctcaaattcctgcctacgcccctgctaATGTATTGATCCTAGCTCTTTTTTGTTTTTCATATAGGGTGTATCTCGACGTTTCTTATAGCTGCTCAATCTGGAAATAAGGACTATGCTGGTTTCTCATCTAAATACATGGGTGGCCACACACATCTCATCTACCTCACGCTTGGAGACGGACGAGTAGTACCAGGCAACTTACCTAGTCCAGCACACAGAAATACACCTTACAGGCAAAACCTAAACTTTCGAAGCACTTTTATCAACGAATGTGTTGTCCCTACTGATATTGTTCAAGTGAAACTTGTAGCCGGTGGTAATGATGGTTGGTATATAGCCTTGATTTCCATCTCCCTCCTAAATGATAACGGAGTCTTCTCTGAGCTTACAAACGATTCTCGGTTCAGTAAATGGTTGGACAAAAATAAAGCTTTCAACTATCCCTACGATGCTACACAACATATACTGACACTAGTTCATCCCGCTGCCCCTACTATAGATACACCTCTATGTGGCTACGGTACTGCTATATGCGAGTGTAAGGAATCTGCTTCTAAGTGTGTGCTTAGTCTTGAGGTTGACGAACTTATGACTTTCACCAGCTATCAAAAATATGGAGTTAGTCCAGAGGATGGACTATTTGTTCGTGGAATGCAAGGAGTACTGTACAGCATTGATGAAGACTCGGGCTTACCTGTACCTCAGCCGACGAGTAGACTTTGTGGCGATACGTGGAATTCAAAAAACTGTACAGAACCTCTCTTTGTTGATGGGAGCATTTATCGGGTGGTATTTGGCGTGAATGGTTTAATTCCTGGACCGACTATCGTTGTGCACGAAAATCAAGATGTAGTTATCAATGTGTACAATAATATGTCTTCTGAAGGTGAGTCTAAGATACATTGTGTGTACCACAAATCTATTTATACGGTATAAATTGTCTAGGCGTATAAATGTAAATAATAGCCCTAATCCAAGCCATGCATGTTTCATTCCCAGGTATTTCGATTCACTGGCATGGAATGAATCAGAGAAACTCACCGTGGATGGATGGAGTGGGTCAAATAACTCAATGTCAGATAGGACCTTCCTCTAGCTACTCCTATGAGTTCACTGCTAGCCCATCAGGTTCCTTCTGGTACCATTCTCACAGTGGAGCACAGCGCACACAGGCCGTGTATGGTGCCTTTATTGTTAGAGAGCGACCTGCCAAGCTAGCCAGAATCAAGAGCCTGTTACTGAACTATGAGGTTGGCGACTTTAGAGATTTACCGGGACACTCAATATCCTTTCTTGAATGGCAGCATGAAAGTTCTCTAGATAGCTTTCTTCAACTGAATGCAGGTCCAATATTCTTTCCAAAGGCGGCTTCCAGCGCATTTCTAGATGATTGTACAAAGCGATATCAACCTACAAGGAGTATGGACCTGGCAGAAGTTGGATCAGTTCCTTTTTACTCAGGCCTCCTAAACGGCCGAGGCAGACACATAGATGTTCCGTACAGTCA comes from Halichondria panicea chromosome 3, odHalPani1.1, whole genome shotgun sequence and encodes:
- the LOC135333655 gene encoding uncharacterized protein LOC135333655, producing the protein MIKLCIIATICVAFAFGRHIPGAKSDKPLRRKLDDMLVRDINAAANMQDMGNTMSQNTVDMASTQQQHGDAEIDPQKIFKMLQQFDVLLQNSETADRPENDHSPGQTEKQSTGSQDHNYPSPLPNQNSDNEPLDPEVPRIEQSKGCISTFLIAAQSGNKDYAGFSSKYMGGHTHLIYLTLGDGRVVPGNLPSPAHRNTPYRQNLNFRSTFINECVVPTDIVQVKLVAGGNDGWYIALISISLLNDNGVFSELTNDSRFSKWLDKNKAFNYPYDATQHILTLVHPAAPTIDTPLCGYGTAICECKESASKCVLSLEVDELMTFTSYQKYGVSPEDGLFVRGMQGVLYSIDEDSGLPVPQPTSRLCGDTWNSKNCTEPLFVDGSIYRVVFGVNGLIPGPTIVVHENQDVVINVYNNMSSEGISIHWHGMNQRNSPWMDGVGQITQCQIGPSSSYSYEFTASPSGSFWYHSHSGAQRTQAVYGAFIVRERPAKLARIKSLLLNYEVGDFRDLPGHSISFLEWQHESSLDSFLQLNAGPIFFPKAASSAFLDDCTKRYQPTRSMDLAEVGSVPFYSGLLNGRGRHIDVPYSQTRLSVFTVEKGSSYRFRLIGSQGLFSFKFWIDGHKLTVVATDGFWIIPKKNVDFIIVHSGERYDFILNADQSTKNYWIRAETLEINPKGGPPYRSLGNSAEGILQYIEPGNVADVIRSTEYEEIKLSSPEIQCSQANSCIAVNCPFKNFHPLYYTTCINVDQLQLLEETILSELPDAYPSSDCTDNTCLHFFNFNFEGDSDSSSVNGRNFIFPPVPPMTQFSDYQTQGLRCDLKADCNPYGLACKCTHVISTPYNKTVQIVLTAMGVYSNAHPIHLHGHSFFVVKVGYPDYDPKTGFVATAQGPICNGNTTQIYLQNNDIKCRDLSSCGGSQCPVGGCKPYRCTKPGWRNGTPPITINRRTVRKDTVMVPAGGYVVINIISNNPGYWLLHCHIEVHQLPGMTLVLNEAPEQQLLFDIPQGINTCGNYNVDNTRLQANKVRRRS